One genomic window of Mucilaginibacter sp. SJ includes the following:
- a CDS encoding glycoside hydrolase family 20 protein translates to MVKLFTSRIFFSCILLCILFAMVAHAQVKEEGIIPRPVKMVKTNEVFTFNKSTTIGTAQKIDADELTFFNAYFKSAAGFSLPVSHKLNTSIYLTIDSEAVTHPEGYKLSITAKKIKIIAHDEAGVFYGLQSLIQLLKVSNGKVTVQSCAIMDYPCFAYRGMHLDVSRHFFKPEAIKKWIDLLALYKINTFHWHLTDDQGWRIEIKKYPLLQSISAYRDETIIGHKKDSPHKFDGVRYGGYYTQDEVKEIVKYATQRHITVIPEIEMPGHALAALAAYPQLGCTGGPYKTATFWGIFDDVYCAGNDETFTFLQNVMDEVLPLFPSKYIHIGGDECPKTKWKACPKCQQRIKDEHLKDEKELQSYFIGRMEKYLNSKGRQIIGWDEILEGGLTPGATVMSWTGEEGGIAAAKQHHDAIMTPEKYVYLDYYQSLYPAEPLAGGGYTPLSKVYNYEPITGDLSGDEAKYIKGVQANAWSEYMANPAQAERQLFPRMLALAEVAWSSKKNKSYPDFLKRLRYQQPLLKKLNINAADVFDEITDSVTETVDHQVALNLQTTLPNSKIYYSNDGSTPGLNSKIYAGAITITSSGIIKAAVFNNGRQQGRTYEKSFTIHKAIGKTVTLKNQPQGGFSPGNTFGLVNGIFGSKLYNDGQWYGFSGDDLEAVVDLGNVQSISKLGINILKYHWQKMWEPTLLTFEVSTDGSNYTEVYRQTDFPDNGINAVRANIKTQQARYIRVKATNKGIIPPGEYIAGAKAWLMVDEIIVN, encoded by the coding sequence ATGGTCAAGCTGTTTACATCCCGTATTTTTTTCAGTTGTATTTTATTGTGCATCCTTTTTGCAATGGTTGCGCATGCACAGGTTAAGGAAGAAGGTATTATTCCGAGACCCGTTAAGATGGTAAAAACAAACGAGGTTTTTACGTTTAACAAATCAACAACCATAGGAACTGCTCAAAAGATCGATGCGGATGAACTTACGTTTTTCAATGCTTATTTTAAATCTGCTGCCGGTTTTAGTCTTCCTGTAAGTCATAAGTTGAATACTTCCATTTACTTAACTATTGACAGTGAAGCAGTAACCCATCCCGAAGGATACAAGCTGTCTATTACAGCTAAAAAGATCAAGATCATTGCTCATGATGAAGCAGGTGTGTTTTATGGTTTGCAATCGCTTATCCAATTACTAAAAGTATCCAATGGAAAAGTAACGGTCCAAAGCTGCGCCATTATGGATTACCCCTGTTTTGCCTACCGCGGAATGCATTTAGATGTAAGCCGTCATTTTTTCAAGCCCGAAGCTATCAAAAAATGGATAGACCTGCTGGCACTATACAAGATCAATACTTTTCACTGGCACTTAACTGATGACCAGGGCTGGCGCATCGAAATAAAAAAATATCCTTTACTGCAAAGCATTTCGGCTTACCGCGATGAAACTATTATCGGTCATAAAAAGGATAGTCCGCATAAGTTTGATGGCGTACGTTATGGCGGTTATTATACCCAGGATGAGGTTAAGGAAATTGTAAAGTATGCCACTCAAAGGCACATCACTGTGATCCCGGAAATTGAAATGCCGGGCCATGCATTGGCGGCGCTGGCCGCTTATCCGCAATTGGGCTGCACCGGCGGGCCGTATAAAACCGCAACATTTTGGGGCATTTTTGACGATGTGTATTGCGCCGGCAATGACGAAACGTTTACCTTTTTACAAAATGTGATGGATGAGGTATTGCCGTTGTTCCCTTCAAAATATATCCATATAGGTGGCGATGAATGCCCTAAAACCAAATGGAAGGCCTGCCCCAAATGCCAGCAGCGCATTAAGGACGAGCATCTGAAAGATGAAAAGGAACTGCAAAGCTATTTCATCGGCAGGATGGAAAAATACCTGAACAGCAAAGGCCGGCAGATCATAGGCTGGGACGAGATCCTGGAAGGCGGGCTTACCCCCGGTGCAACCGTCATGAGCTGGACTGGCGAAGAAGGTGGTATAGCTGCCGCCAAACAACATCATGATGCCATCATGACGCCCGAAAAATATGTTTACCTTGACTATTACCAATCGCTTTACCCCGCCGAGCCATTAGCAGGCGGAGGTTATACACCACTAAGCAAGGTCTATAATTATGAACCAATAACCGGCGACCTGAGCGGCGATGAAGCTAAATATATCAAAGGCGTACAAGCTAATGCCTGGAGCGAATACATGGCCAATCCCGCACAGGCCGAGCGGCAATTGTTTCCGCGGATGCTGGCTTTGGCTGAAGTTGCCTGGAGTTCAAAGAAAAATAAAAGCTATCCGGATTTTTTGAAACGACTAAGGTACCAGCAGCCTTTGCTCAAAAAGTTAAATATAAACGCGGCTGATGTATTTGATGAGATCACCGATTCGGTAACAGAAACTGTAGATCATCAAGTGGCGCTGAACCTTCAAACAACTTTACCCAACAGCAAAATTTATTATTCAAACGATGGTAGTACACCTGGTTTAAATAGCAAGATTTATGCGGGTGCAATTACCATAACCTCATCGGGGATTATTAAAGCAGCTGTTTTTAATAATGGCAGGCAGCAGGGCCGGACCTATGAAAAGTCATTTACCATTCATAAAGCCATAGGCAAAACGGTAACGCTTAAAAACCAGCCGCAAGGAGGGTTTAGTCCGGGTAATACCTTTGGTTTGGTAAACGGCATCTTCGGCAGCAAGCTTTATAATGACGGGCAATGGTATGGTTTCAGCGGAGATGATCTTGAAGCGGTAGTTGACCTTGGAAACGTGCAAAGCATATCAAAGCTTGGCATTAACATATTAAAATACCACTGGCAAAAAATGTGGGAGCCAACATTGCTCACGTTCGAGGTATCAACAGATGGCAGTAATTATACCGAAGTTTACCGCCAGACTGATTTCCCGGATAACGGCATCAACGCTGTAAGGGCAAACATCAAAACACAGCAGGCAAGATATATCAGGGTAAAAGCAACTAACAAAGGGATTATTCCGCCGGGTGAATACATCGCCGGCGCGAAGGCTTGGTTGATGGTGGATGAGATAATTGTGAATTAA
- a CDS encoding DUF3050 domain-containing protein: protein MANYSNRIAQLKNEIQPLRDQLISHELYKNITSLDELTVFMEHHVFAVWDFMSLLKALQQKLTCTVTPWMPTGNANTRYLINEIVAGEESDMDEQGNRASHFELYLRAMQQAGSTAEGINNLFNELNFGKHIDEALIIANIPVAARNFVQHTFDVIGTNKDHLQAAVFTFGREDLIPDMFVSIVKELSQQLPGKVDILLYYLERHIEVDGDHHSQLAYQMTAELCGDDDSKWAEATVAVKEALQARIALWDGILEAIKVQEISSL, encoded by the coding sequence ATGGCAAATTACAGCAACCGCATTGCACAGTTAAAAAACGAGATCCAGCCTTTACGCGATCAGCTTATCAGTCACGAGCTTTATAAAAATATTACATCGCTTGATGAGCTTACTGTTTTTATGGAGCATCATGTGTTTGCTGTTTGGGATTTTATGTCGTTGTTAAAAGCTTTGCAGCAAAAACTTACCTGCACCGTCACCCCATGGATGCCAACCGGGAACGCCAATACCCGTTATCTTATTAATGAAATTGTTGCGGGCGAAGAAAGCGATATGGATGAGCAGGGAAACCGTGCAAGCCATTTTGAGCTTTACCTGCGTGCCATGCAGCAAGCGGGGAGTACCGCCGAAGGCATCAATAACCTGTTTAATGAATTAAACTTCGGTAAGCATATTGATGAAGCGCTGATCATTGCCAATATTCCTGTTGCCGCCCGAAATTTTGTGCAGCACACATTTGATGTTATCGGTACCAATAAAGATCATCTGCAAGCTGCAGTATTCACCTTTGGCCGTGAAGACCTGATTCCGGATATGTTTGTAAGCATAGTAAAGGAGCTGAGCCAACAATTGCCGGGTAAGGTTGATATATTGTTATACTACCTTGAGCGCCATATAGAAGTTGACGGCGATCATCATTCCCAACTGGCCTATCAAATGACCGCCGAACTTTGCGGCGATGATGACAGCAAATGGGCCGAAGCGACTGTTGCTGTTAAAGAAGCATTACAGGCGCGCATTGCACTTTGGGATGGGATTTTGGAAGCGATTAAAGTACAGGAAATAAGTTCCCTTTAA
- a CDS encoding protein phosphatase 2C domain-containing protein gives MANNFFGITDTGKQRQNNEDVFIAEKSGDGNFIIACVVDGVGGYAGGEIAAEIARATILEQLQYIAGDIVPLLVNTFTIANQRIYDEKVQNKDLENMACVLTLAVVDVINNKFYYAHVGDTRLYLLRDYSLIKISKDHSFVGFLEDSGRLTEEAAMDHPKRNEINKALGFAGQIGQDPDFVETGNSPFLPGDILLICSDGLTDLVDKSKITSILTSSDNLPEKGKKLIDAANNRGGKDNVTVVLVHNDKERKQHSATKPVVAAVKAPEQQEAITPAPVKRPEEPDPVVKTKGNGGTVAVLTLLCFIFLGGFIWQFKKNADQAAIPKKTDTLVAQHIKNAVELKLQDTINKLKGHTLLLSAADFQQPIVLSDTLHINKDSLYIKTKGAVVFKKDSTYSGPAIALAANCKYVVLDSVAFDGFRTAIITHNDALVLKNVQFNNCLTPVQASYMFPNKKYISGRLFGSMFKTDSVPTKATH, from the coding sequence ATGGCAAATAATTTTTTCGGGATAACAGATACCGGTAAGCAAAGGCAAAACAACGAGGACGTTTTTATTGCCGAAAAATCTGGTGATGGTAATTTTATCATTGCCTGTGTGGTTGATGGGGTTGGCGGTTATGCCGGTGGCGAAATAGCTGCCGAAATTGCCCGCGCCACCATCCTGGAGCAATTGCAATATATAGCCGGCGATATTGTGCCGCTGCTGGTAAATACTTTTACCATTGCCAATCAACGGATCTACGACGAAAAAGTACAAAACAAAGATCTTGAAAACATGGCCTGTGTGCTTACGCTGGCCGTGGTTGATGTGATCAACAATAAATTTTATTATGCCCACGTTGGGGACACGCGCCTGTACCTGCTGCGCGATTATTCGCTGATCAAGATCTCGAAAGATCATTCTTTTGTAGGCTTCCTGGAAGATTCGGGCCGGCTGACCGAGGAAGCGGCCATGGACCATCCCAAACGCAATGAAATTAATAAAGCCCTTGGCTTTGCCGGGCAGATAGGCCAGGATCCCGATTTTGTGGAGACTGGTAACTCGCCCTTTTTACCGGGTGATATCCTGCTCATTTGCAGCGACGGCTTAACCGATCTGGTTGATAAAAGCAAGATCACCAGTATCCTTACCAGCAGCGATAACCTGCCCGAAAAGGGAAAAAAACTAATTGATGCAGCCAATAACCGTGGTGGAAAGGATAATGTGACCGTGGTACTGGTACATAACGATAAGGAGCGCAAGCAACACAGCGCCACTAAACCAGTGGTAGCTGCTGTAAAAGCGCCCGAACAGCAGGAAGCAATTACGCCCGCCCCGGTAAAAAGGCCGGAAGAGCCTGATCCTGTGGTGAAAACCAAAGGCAACGGCGGCACAGTAGCTGTACTTACCCTGCTTTGCTTTATCTTTTTGGGTGGATTTATCTGGCAGTTTAAAAAGAACGCCGATCAGGCTGCTATTCCTAAAAAAACAGATACGTTGGTAGCTCAGCATATTAAAAACGCGGTAGAGCTCAAGCTTCAGGATACTATTAACAAATTAAAAGGCCATACGCTGTTACTTTCGGCGGCTGATTTTCAGCAGCCTATTGTGCTGAGCGATACGCTGCATATCAATAAGGATAGCCTGTATATTAAAACAAAGGGTGCCGTCGTATTTAAGAAAGATTCTACCTATTCGGGCCCGGCTATCGCGCTGGCTGCTAATTGTAAATATGTAGTGTTGGATAGCGTTGCTTTTGACGGCTTCCGCACAGCCATTATTACACACAACGATGCCTTGGTGCTGAAAAATGTGCAGTTTAATAACTGCTTAACGCCGGTCCAGGCATCGTACATGTTCCCTAATAAAAAATACATATCAGGCAGATTGTTTGGCAGCATGTTCAAAACTGATTCTGTTCCAACTAAAGCTACCCACTGA
- a CDS encoding serine/threonine protein kinase — MSKVFTITEGLENMGALRTGGQGSVYKGRRYGPIITAVKLLPTPIHTESTDDKNFRNFQNEVEKLKKVNEEPNPNVVKILNSGITESGSFPFIEMEYIDGPDLEDLLKPPHEAIFSIKEIIKLADQLANALSHCHKVSVKHGDIKSNNVKFNVHTGNYVLLDFGLSAMSDDQRRTSIRHAGAIEFMAPEQNEGLMYFQTDVYSYGIILYELIGGQVPFPLKDNGETARNAVMLAHMESEMPDVMELRRKNLPESWSDEKKEMQMQVPAWLLQIVAKCLQKDINNRYANGIELQEALMQGSIGAISPTHPDESWNTEVLLKENERLQGLVLYYQENENKQPAQVVNSEPVDNKAVRMSKPIFVLFMILLCGFTVFSAVVMDKFGGRIYNGVVSRLFKPSKKASDSAASSKIIPSQKKDSVQQPKASDYKDESNIPPEVDSTADSILRNIQRAKQQKEDTQFYRDSVKKADTSNLNF, encoded by the coding sequence ATGAGCAAAGTATTTACTATTACCGAAGGTTTGGAAAACATGGGGGCTTTACGAACGGGCGGCCAGGGCTCTGTTTATAAAGGTCGCCGTTATGGGCCTATTATCACAGCGGTAAAGCTCCTGCCCACTCCTATTCACACCGAAAGCACCGACGATAAAAATTTTCGCAATTTCCAGAACGAGGTTGAAAAACTAAAAAAGGTAAACGAAGAGCCTAACCCAAATGTGGTTAAGATCCTTAATTCGGGTATTACCGAAAGTGGTTCGTTCCCGTTTATCGAAATGGAATATATTGATGGCCCCGATTTGGAAGACCTGCTGAAACCACCTCATGAGGCTATCTTCAGCATTAAAGAGATCATCAAACTGGCCGATCAGCTGGCAAACGCGTTATCGCACTGCCACAAAGTTTCGGTAAAGCATGGCGACATCAAAAGCAACAATGTAAAGTTCAACGTACATACCGGAAATTACGTGCTGCTTGACTTTGGTCTTTCGGCCATGTCTGATGATCAGCGCCGTACCAGTATACGTCATGCGGGCGCTATTGAATTTATGGCGCCCGAACAAAACGAGGGCCTGATGTATTTTCAAACCGATGTTTACAGCTATGGCATCATCCTGTATGAATTGATTGGAGGGCAAGTGCCCTTCCCGCTAAAAGATAATGGCGAAACTGCCCGCAACGCCGTGATGCTGGCCCATATGGAGTCGGAGATGCCTGATGTAATGGAACTGCGCCGCAAAAACCTGCCCGAAAGCTGGTCGGACGAAAAAAAGGAAATGCAAATGCAGGTTCCGGCCTGGCTATTGCAGATTGTAGCTAAATGCCTGCAAAAAGACATCAATAACAGGTATGCCAACGGTATTGAATTACAGGAAGCTTTGATGCAGGGCAGTATCGGCGCTATCAGCCCAACGCACCCCGATGAATCGTGGAACACCGAAGTTTTATTGAAGGAAAATGAACGCCTGCAGGGGCTGGTGCTATATTACCAGGAAAACGAGAACAAGCAACCGGCACAGGTAGTTAACAGCGAACCTGTGGACAATAAAGCGGTGCGCATGTCAAAGCCAATTTTTGTTTTGTTCATGATATTGCTTTGCGGTTTCACCGTTTTCTCTGCAGTGGTGATGGATAAGTTTGGCGGGCGTATTTATAATGGGGTGGTTAGCAGGCTGTTTAAACCTTCGAAAAAGGCAAGCGATTCGGCTGCAAGTAGTAAAATTATCCCCTCCCAAAAAAAAGACTCTGTACAGCAGCCTAAGGCCAGTGATTACAAAGATGAGAGCAATATTCCACCGGAAGTTGATTCAACCGCCGATTCGATATTGCGTAACATACAACGGGCAAAACAACAAAAGGAAGATACGCAGTTTTATCGCGATAGTGTGAAAAAAGCGGATACCTCTAACTTAAACTTTTAA
- a CDS encoding FHA domain-containing protein has protein sequence MAFSLFKRSGEKQPWDVKSLREAILRFIKESLQKIEGGEGGHIKELKLFIVADAEDKPIYEGAVYVHDKALFKNEVQKIADDFDINLPPDWTLDVEFTEELPAEAKRIPDLDAAFIMNTRKQVAHNAASFTAYLRILSGEAEKEEYLIKATDPKLYIGRDKKSVTENGSFRLNQFVFPGESRDESNKYISRQHAHIEWDAESERFMIFADEGGVPPRNKTKIHIAADGKMIKLNSTQIGHPLSEGDQVILGESAVFLYTTIANR, from the coding sequence ATGGCATTTAGTTTATTTAAAAGGAGCGGCGAAAAACAACCCTGGGATGTAAAAAGCTTACGTGAGGCTATATTACGTTTCATTAAAGAATCGTTACAAAAGATAGAAGGTGGAGAAGGTGGCCATATCAAAGAGCTGAAGCTTTTTATAGTTGCCGATGCCGAGGATAAGCCTATTTATGAGGGCGCGGTTTATGTACATGATAAAGCGTTGTTCAAAAACGAGGTTCAAAAAATAGCCGACGATTTTGACATCAATTTGCCCCCTGACTGGACGCTGGACGTTGAGTTCACGGAAGAACTCCCGGCGGAAGCGAAAAGGATTCCCGATCTGGATGCAGCCTTTATCATGAATACCCGCAAGCAGGTTGCTCATAATGCGGCCTCCTTTACAGCCTATTTACGGATCCTGAGCGGTGAGGCCGAAAAAGAAGAATACCTGATTAAAGCTACCGACCCCAAACTCTACATTGGGCGAGATAAAAAGTCCGTTACCGAAAATGGATCGTTCAGGCTAAATCAATTTGTTTTTCCGGGAGAGAGCAGGGACGAAAGTAATAAATACATCAGCAGGCAGCATGCCCATATTGAATGGGATGCAGAAAGCGAGCGCTTCATGATCTTTGCTGATGAAGGCGGCGTACCTCCGCGCAATAAAACCAAGATCCATATCGCGGCCGATGGTAAGATGATCAAACTCAATTCCACTCAAATTGGCCACCCCCTAAGTGAAGGCGACCAGGTAATATTGGGAGAATCGGCGGTGTTTTTGTATACTACGATAGCAAACCGATAG
- a CDS encoding FtsW/RodA/SpoVE family cell cycle protein, whose translation MAQENPKVPGRRMERLFLLLTGILLAVLFLKLYSVLQLKFTDVDKRLKDGTIVNLNSPNTAQNVKALLKKGYYFDDPRDVDYIESVIASRKTTGDLVDNTGELNKRKYYVNADEAFEKGGETFKKRVLTSRTLLGYTGDDSIRFEQELKNPPSLGAQTDLNLGEYSIKGTIAHKGEPVPGVLVKLTMILPRDSIFSDEETGAKTSYSENASSYKKLYVLNDQKKKVLQSLTAFARTDEQGRFVFAKLPTGKAFSVLPMQPGFEFGRSQGVDELDKDVTFKFNQAPHSIKLLSTRDFNILKKEGAFIVRYQEEFNMWYWIIAGSFFASFIIVHLLLSARYPNADQIILPLIMMLTGISFLTLLSLQDPLRDRFLAKDTLVYLGIGMAGICIIQLFNLRRLNPDSGFYRLLIFKWSRSAANGWPWAIVAMGILFSTILFGTGPEGSGVKVNLLGFQPSEIVKYLIVIFLAGFFATNEKFISQYASWGKRWSFFSFALIATIITLLLFLVLGDLGPAMVICFTFIILFSFSRGDFLYMAGFVVLFVLTTWFFDNIWLSAGITFFSLGSVVFFRRRRLSESAIMALVVITAFLTIDKIPGLDKIIPGPVERLVERKAIWQDAWNNEVYGGDQVANGLWAMASGGVSGQGVGQGFAKTIPEAHTDMILPSIGEEFGWAGMAAVFILFLLYLHRSIIIGRQTGMPLLFYLSAGIGVCTFVQFLLIAGGSIGALPLSGVSLPFESYGGSSLVINLLAAGFLLSVSSVRGTTVQMDYITKQQDKNLVPALAAALAGVVLLVVNVSRYTTDNKQWVVKPALVADKSGLRMFSYNPRIAILMNRLQAGTIYDRNGLILATSKPELIEKQKNKLSASGMLHYDLDSAMHKRLDRFYPFEEQMFFWTGDQNTGVFNGSTNGYFAEYEHAAELRGFHMPITNYNVKASRYQEDRFLPRGMKEMTVAKKDYSALANLLVSDINGPEVEAFKNKNRDVKLTMDADLQTSIQQSIASDTSLYDNRVSVVIVESNTGDVLTSAQYPLPPVHNWDQLTMPLADQNKLATWLTTTDLGFTYASQPGSTAKVLTAMSAFNKLGIAASEIQYHVSTQERIRTKGIEPDETGMITMERAIAKSNNVYFIKLANQEHLEEYMATLYLKTGMFLHGVGGYYYNKPVLNATQEDKWRTLWRKTEFNTKPRYDPNNIHKTRAKGISGMAWGQGELIATPAAVARLVSGVANDGMLLANRYALKIADSTVAVKSGIKLAEDPRYAALLKQYMIEQSAPKTPILGIKVAGKTGTPERIVRNQSVNDGWYVFFAPKEKGSGYLVVCIRVESTRGSSDAVHLAGNHVIPFLLKKGYIKSMETETTTEE comes from the coding sequence ATGGCCCAGGAAAATCCCAAGGTACCCGGCAGGAGAATGGAACGGCTGTTCCTGTTGCTTACAGGCATATTACTGGCCGTTTTATTTTTGAAGCTCTATAGCGTATTGCAACTTAAATTCACTGATGTTGATAAGCGCCTGAAGGACGGTACTATCGTAAATCTTAACTCGCCCAATACCGCTCAAAACGTAAAGGCGCTGCTTAAAAAGGGTTATTATTTCGATGATCCCAGGGATGTTGATTACATTGAATCGGTAATAGCATCGCGTAAAACAACCGGCGACCTGGTTGATAATACCGGCGAACTTAACAAACGTAAATACTACGTAAATGCCGACGAGGCCTTTGAAAAAGGCGGTGAAACTTTCAAGAAACGCGTACTTACCTCCCGCACACTTTTAGGCTATACCGGCGATGATTCCATCCGCTTTGAACAGGAATTGAAAAATCCACCATCATTGGGTGCCCAAACCGATCTCAACCTTGGCGAATACAGCATTAAAGGTACAATAGCCCACAAAGGCGAACCTGTGCCCGGTGTACTGGTAAAGCTCACCATGATTTTGCCCCGCGACAGCATTTTCAGCGATGAGGAGACCGGGGCTAAAACCTCCTATTCGGAAAATGCCTCATCATACAAAAAACTGTATGTACTTAACGATCAGAAAAAGAAGGTACTGCAGTCATTAACCGCCTTTGCCCGTACCGATGAACAGGGGCGGTTTGTATTTGCCAAACTGCCAACCGGCAAAGCATTTTCGGTATTGCCCATGCAGCCCGGCTTTGAGTTTGGCCGCTCGCAGGGCGTTGACGAACTGGACAAAGACGTAACCTTTAAATTTAACCAGGCACCTCATAGTATCAAGCTACTCTCTACCCGCGATTTTAACATCCTGAAAAAAGAGGGTGCCTTTATCGTGCGCTACCAGGAAGAGTTTAACATGTGGTACTGGATTATAGCCGGAAGCTTTTTTGCAAGCTTTATCATCGTACACCTGTTACTCAGCGCCCGGTATCCTAATGCCGATCAGATCATTTTACCCCTGATCATGATGCTTACCGGTATCTCATTCCTTACGCTTTTAAGCCTGCAAGACCCACTGCGCGATAGGTTCCTGGCTAAGGATACGCTTGTTTATTTGGGCATCGGTATGGCGGGGATCTGCATCATTCAGCTATTTAACCTTCGCCGTCTTAACCCCGACTCAGGCTTTTACCGTTTGCTTATTTTTAAATGGAGCAGGAGTGCCGCCAATGGCTGGCCCTGGGCTATTGTTGCCATGGGCATCCTCTTTTCCACTATCTTGTTTGGTACCGGCCCCGAGGGTAGCGGTGTAAAAGTTAACCTGCTGGGTTTTCAGCCAAGTGAAATTGTAAAATACCTCATTGTTATCTTCCTTGCGGGATTTTTTGCCACCAACGAAAAATTCATCAGTCAATACGCCAGCTGGGGCAAGCGTTGGTCGTTCTTTTCTTTTGCACTTATAGCCACAATAATAACCCTGCTGCTGTTTTTGGTTTTAGGCGATCTGGGTCCGGCCATGGTGATCTGTTTTACGTTCATCATCCTGTTCTCTTTTTCCCGCGGCGATTTCCTTTATATGGCGGGCTTTGTGGTGCTATTTGTGCTCACTACCTGGTTTTTTGATAATATATGGCTTAGCGCGGGCATCACATTTTTTTCGCTCGGGAGCGTAGTATTTTTCAGGCGGAGGAGGTTGAGTGAATCGGCCATTATGGCGCTCGTAGTGATCACTGCTTTTTTAACCATCGATAAAATTCCGGGGCTCGATAAAATTATCCCCGGTCCGGTGGAACGCCTGGTTGAGCGTAAGGCCATTTGGCAAGACGCCTGGAATAATGAAGTTTATGGCGGCGACCAGGTAGCTAACGGACTTTGGGCCATGGCCAGTGGAGGGGTAAGCGGACAAGGTGTTGGTCAGGGCTTTGCCAAAACTATCCCCGAGGCACATACCGATATGATATTGCCATCCATTGGCGAAGAGTTTGGCTGGGCCGGCATGGCCGCGGTGTTCATCTTGTTTTTGTTGTACCTGCACCGCTCCATCATCATAGGTCGGCAAACGGGGATGCCCCTGCTGTTTTACCTCAGCGCAGGTATCGGGGTATGTACCTTTGTGCAGTTTTTGCTGATTGCGGGCGGCTCTATCGGAGCATTGCCATTATCCGGGGTTTCCCTTCCTTTTGAAAGTTACGGCGGCTCATCATTGGTAATAAATCTGCTGGCAGCGGGCTTCCTGTTGTCGGTATCATCTGTTAGGGGTACGACTGTGCAAATGGATTATATCACCAAACAACAGGATAAAAACCTGGTACCTGCATTGGCAGCCGCGCTTGCCGGAGTGGTATTATTGGTGGTGAATGTATCGCGTTACACAACAGATAATAAGCAATGGGTTGTAAAACCTGCTTTGGTTGCCGATAAAAGCGGCCTGCGAATGTTTAGCTATAACCCACGTATAGCCATATTGATGAACAGGTTGCAGGCCGGTACCATCTATGACCGTAACGGCCTTATCCTCGCTACCAGCAAACCCGAGCTTATCGAAAAACAAAAAAACAAATTAAGCGCTTCGGGCATGCTACATTATGACCTGGATTCGGCTATGCACAAGCGTTTGGACAGGTTTTATCCTTTTGAAGAACAAATGTTTTTTTGGACGGGCGATCAAAACACCGGTGTCTTCAACGGCAGCACCAACGGTTATTTTGCCGAGTATGAACATGCCGCCGAACTTCGCGGGTTTCATATGCCTATCACCAATTATAATGTGAAGGCATCACGTTACCAGGAAGACCGGTTCCTGCCCCGCGGAATGAAAGAAATGACCGTAGCTAAAAAGGACTACAGCGCCTTGGCCAATCTCCTTGTAAGTGATATCAACGGCCCAGAGGTAGAGGCTTTCAAAAACAAAAACCGCGATGTAAAGCTCACGATGGATGCCGATCTCCAAACCAGTATTCAGCAATCTATCGCTTCCGACACTTCGCTGTATGATAACAGGGTTTCAGTAGTTATCGTGGAATCCAACACCGGCGATGTGCTTACATCGGCACAATACCCGCTGCCTCCTGTGCACAACTGGGACCAGTTGACTATGCCACTGGCCGATCAGAATAAACTGGCTACCTGGTTAACCACTACCGATCTGGGTTTTACCTATGCCAGTCAGCCTGGTTCAACGGCCAAAGTTTTAACGGCGATGTCGGCATTTAATAAATTAGGCATCGCTGCATCTGAAATACAATATCATGTGAGCACCCAGGAGCGGATCCGTACCAAGGGCATTGAGCCCGACGAGACAGGGATGATCACCATGGAGCGCGCCATTGCCAAATCAAACAACGTATATTTTATTAAACTGGCCAACCAGGAACACCTGGAAGAGTACATGGCAACGCTGTACCTTAAAACAGGGATGTTTTTGCATGGCGTAGGCGGTTACTATTATAATAAACCGGTATTGAATGCCACTCAGGAAGATAAGTGGCGCACCTTATGGCGTAAAACCGAATTTAATACCAAACCACGGTACGATCCTAACAATATCCATAAAACAAGGGCAAAAGGTATTTCGGGCATGGCCTGGGGGCAGGGCGAGCTGATTGCTACCCCCGCGGCGGTAGCAAGGCTGGTATCAGGCGTGGCTAACGACGGTATGTTACTGGCAAACAGGTACGCGCTAAAAATTGCCGATTCAACAGTGGCTGTAAAAAGCGGTATCAAGCTGGCCGAAGATCCGCGTTATGCTGCTTTGTTAAAACAATATATGATTGAGCAAAGTGCGCCTAAAACGCCTATATTAGGCATCAAGGTAGCGGGCAAAACCGGTACGCCGGAACGTATTGTAAGGAACCAGAGCGTTAACGATGGCTGGTATGTTTTCTTTGCACCAAAAGAAAAAGGCAGCGGCTATTTGGTGGTTTGTATCCGGGTAGAATCAACCCGCGGATCATCAGACGCGGTACACCTGGCCGGCAATCATGTGATCCCTTTCCTGCTGAAAAAAGGTTATATAAAAAGCATGGAAACGGAAACCACTACCGAAGAATAG